The following coding sequences are from one Triticum dicoccoides isolate Atlit2015 ecotype Zavitan chromosome 4A, WEW_v2.0, whole genome shotgun sequence window:
- the LOC119284171 gene encoding uncharacterized protein LOC119284171, whose product MLTDSAFWLTRCNLLFLWCVEPYNPERVMRQFGLYQEIPPPFPRRIDEETHKLTNMGRGWSLYDWREENSEWVHKWTNEALADIVRELRPYDGSTDQAYKQWYCMNTRASLASQPATIPTHLTQEEQARRHVELHAAYYRDHLLENVNEVGQMAMDSMPAQGPYRKTFQKLLQQFVAKKFRCGRGDDVATGAYMPVARSARPSAAPSSRPSEARTSHEQWGEGPSTRTTLPRHDSSLPLHRSSSMQLRKGQTSQDHGTGLDSMPEQFLSPNPYAYTGYDAYTQGEGSQPFLSTRGIPMPEETRVPDLNQHQVQWPDSIGEGYAQDTPDVNWGDENTQRGVNTGLRGASHDHGVNTGLRGASHDLGDTVTSLVTEFFGGDVIGPSFIPPESQPYAYNYASGSQQGFATPPPTQDSQTHEAEVEYGRGLRVSRPPNRLSPSGRKERPGGRR is encoded by the exons ATGTTGACCGATAGTGCATTCTGGCTGACTCGCTGCAACTTATTGTTCCTGTGGTGTGTTGAACCTTACAACCCAGAGCGTGTAATGAGACAGTTCGGTCTCTATCAAGAAATTCCACCACCTTTTCCCAGACGTATCGATGAGGAAACACATAA GCTAACCAATATGGGCAGGGGTTGGAGTTTATACGATTGGAGGGAAGAGAACAGTGAATGGGTACACAAGTGGACAAATGAAGCGCTAGCAGATATAGTGCGTGAACTTAG GCCGTACGATGGAAGTACAGATCAAGCGTACAAGCAGTGGTACTGCATGAACACACGTGCTAGCCTGGCCAGTCAGCCAGCTACTATACCAACACATCTCACACAAGAGGAGCAGGCGCGGAGACATGTTGAGCTGCATGCAGCTTACTATCGTGACCACCTG CTTGAAAATGTCAACGAAGTAGGGCAGATGGCTATGGATAGCATGCCGGCCCAGGGCCCATATCGCAAGACATTCCAGAAACTTTTGCAACAATTCGTGGCAAAGAAGTTCAGATGCGGTAGAGGCGACGACGTTGCCACTGGAGCATACATGCCGGTAGCGAGGTCAGCCAGACCGAGTGCGGCACCGTCGTCCAGACCGAGCGAGGCGCGTACGAGCCATGAGCAATGGGGGGAGGGTCCGAGTACTAGAACGACATTGCCACGACATGACTCATCTCTGCCACTGCATCGCTCTTCTTCGATGCAGCTTCGTAAGGGGCAAACATCTCAGGACCATGGCACGGGCTTGGATTCGATGCCCGAGCAGTTTCTTTCCCCTAACCCATATGCGTACACAGGATATGATgcatacacccaaggtgagggaTCTCAGCCGTTTCTCTCCACGCGAGGGATCCCCATGCCCGAGGAGACTCGTGTACCAGATTTAAACCAGCACCAAGTACAATGGCCAGACAGTATAGGAGAGGGATATGCTCAG GACACACCTGATGTTAATTGGGGCGATGAGAACACCCAACGCGGCGTCAACACAGGCCTCCGGGGAGCATCACATGATCATGGCGTCAACACAGGCCTCCGgggagcatcacatgatcttggcgacacggttacatcattagttacagagttcttcggaggggatgttattggcccatcttttATCCCCCCGGAGTCACAACCATACGCCTACAATTACGCTTCAGGTTCGCAACAAGGATTCGCGACTCCACCACCTACGCAGGACTCGCAGACACATGAAGCCGAAGTGGAGTACGGCCGCGGTCTTCGTGTGAGCCGGCCACCTAATCGCTTGTCGCCTTCCGGTCGTAAGGAAAGGCCAGGTGGTCGTCGTTAA